The window GGATTTAACGGCAGTGCAAGCCATTGGTTTATCTGGTCAGATGCATGGTGCCACATTGTTAAATAAGCAAGGTGACGTGCTGAGACCTGCGATTTTATGGAATGATGGCCGTTGTGATCAAGAATGTCGAGAGCTGGAAGCTGCGGTGCCAAACAGTCGTGATATTACAGGTAATATTATGATGCCGGGTTTTACAGCACCTAAAGTTAAATGGGTTGCTAACCATGAGCCTGACATCTTTGAACAAATCGATAAGGTACTGCTACCTAAAGACTACTTACGCTTTAAGATGACGGGTGATTTTGCCTCTGATTTATCGGATTCCGCCGGGACGTTATGGTTAGATGTAAACCGCCGAGATTGGGATGATAGCTTACTGGTAGCGACTGGCTTAACACGACATCATATGCCTGCATTATTTGAAGGCAACGAAGTTACTGGCACATTGACTCCAGATATTGCGGATCAATGGGGTATGTCTTGTGTGCCCGTTATTGCGGGAGGCGGAGATAATGCGGCAGGTGCAATCGGTGTGGGCATTACCCAGTCAGGACAGGCAATGTTATCGCTGGGTACTTCAGGGGTGTATCTTGCGGTTAGTGATGGTTTCATTGCGAACCCTGAATCTGCATTGCACAGCTTCTGCCATGCATTACCGAATACTTGGCATACCATGTCTGTTATTTTAAGTGCTGCCTCGTGTTTGAAATGGGTAGCAGGTCTGACTGGCTTTGATGATGTTGGTAACATGATTAAGCAAGTGGAAACGCAGGCTGATAAAAGTTCGCAGGTTATT is drawn from Photobacterium profundum SS9 and contains these coding sequences:
- the xylB gene encoding xylulokinase, whose translation is MYIGIDLGTSGVKSIAMLSSGEIVASETVSLGISRPQPLWSEQNPIDWWEATCASIKGLKQQVDLTAVQAIGLSGQMHGATLLNKQGDVLRPAILWNDGRCDQECRELEAAVPNSRDITGNIMMPGFTAPKVKWVANHEPDIFEQIDKVLLPKDYLRFKMTGDFASDLSDSAGTLWLDVNRRDWDDSLLVATGLTRHHMPALFEGNEVTGTLTPDIADQWGMSCVPVIAGGGDNAAGAIGVGITQSGQAMLSLGTSGVYLAVSDGFIANPESALHSFCHALPNTWHTMSVILSAASCLKWVAGLTGFDDVGNMIKQVETQADKSSQVIFLPYLSGERTPHNNPNAKGVFFGMTHSTTKFELALAVLEGVGFAFADGFDALHVTKNVPDEVSLIGGGARSEYWRQMLADIVGLPLVYRKGGDVGPALGAARLAMLSQSKGAMISDVCPVPEVVQRHEPDKDNQARYQAKRDVFQALYQQLNGLF